The Astatotilapia calliptera chromosome 19, fAstCal1.2, whole genome shotgun sequence DNA segment CTGCTGGAAAGACAACAATCCTTTACAAACTGAAACTCGGACAGTCTGTGACCACAATCCCTACAGTCGGCTTCAATGTGGAAACTGTAACCTACAAAAATGTCAAGTTCAACGTATGGGATGTTGGAGGCCAGGATAAGATTCGCCCCCTGTGGCGACACTACTACACGGGCACCCAAGGGTTAATTTTTGTGGTGGATTGCGCGGACAGGGATCGCATCGACGAAGCAAGGCAGGAACTTCACCGCATCATTAATGACCGGGAGATGAGGGATGCCATCATCTTGATATTCGCCAATAAGCAAGACCTTCCGGATGCCATGAAGCCACACGAAATCCAAGAGAAGCTCGGATTGACCCGCATCAGAGATAGGAATTGGTATGTTCAGCCCTCCTGTGCGACCACAGGTGATGGACTATATGAGGGCTTGACATGGCTAACCTCAAATTACAAATCTTAATGATTGAGTTGCTGACTGTTTTAGGTCAAAACTATAATAAAGTTGCAAGTAACAAATAACTTCTCAAAATGAGTATGGTTAAGAAAAGTTGATTAtttcccatttattttttattactatgTTTACCCCATGACTAATTTATCTCTAACTGGGTTTGCCGGCTTAAAATTCGCTTGTACTCTGTAGCAGGCCTATATCACATTCATTATTTCTGGGGCTTGCTTGATGAATATTGAGTTAATTGGTCCTAAGGTTGAAGCCACAGAAATCACCGCCTTTGCCTattctttctcctgttttgtaTAATTTTTCTAATGAAGCTGAAGTTTTTATCTTAATTCTTGGACTAAAGCTTGTTTCAAGGTTCTTCGGTCTCTGTTGCATTgaacttggattttttttcttcttcttctaaggTGAGCTCTTTAATGTTATGTAGCCTACATGGAGGACTTTGACATTTGTTTTAAGACAGTACTGTGATGAAAAGTATTCATTCTCAATggtattgagaaaaaaaaatttcaccaATGCTTACATTTCATTCTCACCAGTTGGGGCATCAGAGGAGGGAAAATAATGACTTTGGACATGTTTTGTTACCCCTCTCGGTACCCTTATGTGGGCTATATATTTAACTGATTGACCTTTTTGTGTCATGTCTTGATACCTAATTGTGCTGAATATTCAACAAATAGGCCTCCAGTAACTTTTAAACATGCTTGTCGGGatgcatttttgatttttgggtAATGCGTAGTCTGTCGACTcaatctttccaaaggaatgtCATTCAGTTCTGAGCTCTCAATCTGATACCACAGTTGATTAGCCTCAGCAATGGGACATTATATGATAGCCTATATCTGTAGCATGAGTACGAAAGTACATTAACCCTACATCAGAATCCATCTGTCACGCAGTCAGAGGGAGCTGTTTACTGGTGAAATGTTGAATGACACTTCGTGGTGCAGCTCTTACTCCTATTTTGACTGGGGGGTACCATGTACAGAACAATGTCATTGTAATGTCTTattaaaaaagtgattttaaatCTTCTATGTCTCTGTTTTTTCAAGAGTAAATGTAGTTGGTGGTTGACGCAACATTTTCAGGTTTTGGTAAacttttaaaagcagaaaaatgtaaTAGGAAGTTTGTTTCAATGTGTGAGAAACTCAAGCTTACAATTCAAGTGTTAAAAATTCTCCCTCTGCTCAGTGGTATTCTCCATAAATGTTTATATGTTCACCCCTTAGACTAAGTTGCTGGCCTCAGTTCCCTTGCCAgtaaatgggggggggggatgtacaaaacaggaagtCCCGACTGCTGTTCTTTTTGGAACAACAACAGAGCCACATGGTAGTTTGCATGGCATTTGGAAGGGCAgcggagatgtacagctgaaTTGCGAATTCTTTTTGAATGTTGCATGTTGCTTGTGAGCCATAGTTAAGTTGATGCTGAGCTGTCAGTTGTAACTTCCTGAGTCTGCCTTTGCTTGGGaccagcagtttaaaaaaaaaaagtcttggtTGCTTTTATTCAAGCTGCCCAATAGAAGCCCTGCTGTTCAGAAATGAAAACTCTGTCTGAGTAATGCTCTGTGATTAAGTGAAAATATAGTTTGCCTGTTGGATATAGCGGAGAAACTGCTGATGGGAACAGATGTCCTACTTTTTAAGGAGCCTCTCATGACCACGTTAAAATCATTTCTACATCCTTTGAAAATGCCAAAAGCTGTATAACAAGGGAAGTACCATGAATAATCAGTGTGTACTCTTACAagataaacacaaacataagtACCAACTAGCAGACTAGGAATAGTTTTGCAGTCTGTTCAATTCATACTTCTAAAACATGGACTTTCTTGCTGCTTGTATGCACTACTTCCTAGTTTAAGCAGACATAGTTGTACACTACATTGTCACTGAAATGTTTAGGGGTTAGTATTCCTCATAGAATATATTTTTGCAAAGTATGtcttgtaaatattttaatttgtcagTTAGGACATGGAAAACAAATGTTTccattgaaatgttttttttttttttttttgccaaagacAGCACTGCTGGTGTTCACCAATCATCTAGCTGCTGTGTTTAGAGCAACAAAAGGTTAGCTAGCATTATTCTACAGATGTCCTAGAGTTTTTTGGCTCAGCATGCTTAATGACCTTGTGTCTTTTCCATTGAAACTGACACTATGAAAGCTAGTCATAAAGTGCATGTTTGCATTTACTGCAAGGTGATGCATTCTGTTTCATATGtattatcttttttctttctttttttatcgtGGCAGCATTTGTTTTGTGGAAAATTTGGTGTTTAGTGCGTTGCTGCAGGGGCCTCAGGATGTTTGCTTTAGCACAACGGAGGTTTCCGTCAGACAGGTCAGGTGACATCAATATGACTCTGCTTCTACTGATGTTTCACGCAACCCACATACGTAAAGCAGCAGTGATTTATGATCAGCTACAAACACTCAAAGTATTCGAAGGGTACATGTAAATAGTTGCTTTCAGTAAGAGCTAGGTCTAGGGCCTCCATTAGACACTGATGGCAGCTTAATTGGGCTGTAATGGCCACTTTGGTTCCCACCACTTCATTACAACCATATGATCCTTACAGCTTTATTGGCAACACTTGGGCCCcggggcaaggacagagagtgTAAGCAGGTTTTATGACCTCTTCTCTGTAAAGATGAGACCTCCCGGCCCTTCTGTCAACTCCTCCTGCGCTCAGTAAAAATTCCTTACATTTCCTGTGAGGATAGCTTAGAAATGGGTGTTAGGTCACAGAAATCATGAATAATGAagcttgttcttcttttttatgaAGCATTAGGGTTGTCaggttttgcaaaaaaaaaaaaatgtagcaaatTTGACTGTTTTTACAGCAGCAAAGAAACAGGTTCTATCAGGACCACACCAGCAAATGAGGATAATCAGCACTTGTTTCTCATGAGTCACCAGTGTCATAATTTGCAGAATAAGTAGGGCTTAAACTTCCACTGATCTGTGCAAGAATGTGTATGACAGATTTGTCTTAGCCGGCCAAAACGCGTGTTTGTTGGTGTGGTTCCCAGGACAACGGCCTGATGGGACCTCTGCCAGTGTGGCCTGGTGTTTTTGGTATCACACTGGTGGCTGGCTGCTGCACGTTTCCAATGAGTTCCTCTACTCTTTATGGAAAGAGGAAGAGTGGGGAGAAATCGAAAGATAACCTAATCTTTGCAAGTCAAGTTCTGCAATATTGGAataccttttattttttaaactgaataaCGGCTTGTCCTTCATTAGTCAACTTCAAAAGTTTTTAAACTACTCAGGAGAATCTGTTGTGGGTAGTATTGTAGCTGTACTCCTCCCATGCTTAGAATTGAATTGTGCTTGTGGTTTTCAGGGGTGTGGTTTGTCTTCCTCACTTGTCTTCACTTCCTCTAAACTCCAGCTGCAGATAACATTTGTGAAGGTAGGTGCTACCTTCACAATGCTCATTTTTCTGACTGCAGGCCCTGAATATAGTCATCGCCACTTTAATGTTGGCCTGCAGGACGACAGCCACACCCTTCTAGCTAATCACTCAAGGATTTGAGATGCATGCACAACACTAAACACCATTATTATTTATCTGCCAAATGGTAGGAGGGAACACCTACTTTAAGCCATGGTTTGCAGAGCTTAGTTCAGTGGCTTATTCTCAGGGACAATAAAACAGCCTCTTTGGTTATGAAACTACCCTCTATCACTTGCTCTCTGTCCTCTGGTTAAATCCCGTGCCCCTTCTTTGAGTGCGTTGTTAATAATGAACTGCACAGAGCTCAGTTTAAAACGGGTCCGGAAGTGGCTGAAAGTCGTTTTAGGTTTCCTGTTGAGGTTAACACTGTAGAATGCCATTGTAAATGCTGCATTTCTCTTTCGGTACCGTAGCTGGGGCTGGAATTTGTTTTGATTGCAGGTGTTTTGGAGTAGGTTTTGCTCATAAATGAGGTTTCCTACAAGCATGTTGTGGTTTTGATAGTGAGTAATGCTGTGCAGTGCAGGCCAGTTACATGAGGTTGAAAATATGAGGCTGTGATATCCAAGGTGCACTCTGGGCATAAGTCCAAAACGCATTCCATTCATATCTGAAGTGAGGGTTGCTTACTGTGGTGAAACTGCAAATTCAGAGAACCAGAAAATAACTGTTAAGTGTTGGAAGTCCACCTGACATATCCAATTTGTTTGTTATTGCACAGACAAAGTGCTCATACAGGCATTAACTAATTTAGGTCACAAAGAAAACCGTTTCGCTGGCTGACATCCAAtctgttcagtttttgtttttgttttttttaaacctcagaGCTgctatttgttttctgtgacaCATAAATGTGTCCAGAGAGTACTCTTGAAAAGTGATAAAATGTTTATGTGTGCACCAGTTGAACTGTGGAACAATGTACTGTGCTTTTTGAACAGCACCACAAATAGAGTAAAGAGTGTTAACCATCGTTGCTTTCAGGTGTCAGAAGTGCTACAGACTGGGAGGAGGGGGGGCAGGCATAAATGGTGCTGCAGTTTGAGGCCTCTCGAGCGTCTTGCTTGCAAGGAACAGAAATTTAAGTCTGTTTCTGAAGTAAAATGAAAtcagtttgattgttttttttagattacTTGCTTATTTAATGCATTGGCCTAAGGCCTATTCATACAGTACACAGAACACTGACCTCCACAGTGTTAAAGGATGAGCCACTAAGCAGTGATTATAACACTGCACTGTGTACTACTATAGACAGAAGTCATTCACCCAGGAGCAGTATCCACCAACCGCATGGAGTCACCCACAGCCTTCACACACTCGCTGACAGGATGATGAAGATCCATGCAAAGTGAACTCAGAGACTTTTCTCAGGAGCTCGCCGCCACACTGTCACACTCCATGACTGACTAcatctgtgtatgtgacaaGATCGCTGTAATTACAGCAGAGTCAGTGTTTCGCGTGACAGTGCATCTGGATTAAACAACAGTTTGGGTTTGGAAGGAAGTCTCAGATCTGTGGCGAGCCAGGCGATgcgacacacactcactcacacacgcacgcagtCCGGATTCAGACTGTTATGAGGTAATGACTCAGGGAAACTTTACACAAAAGCACACAGCCACACTGTTTCCCTGCTCTAAAATTCTTCCTTCTGTCCTGGACCACCACACatctttaaaatgacaaattcaTCACTGCTCTAGTATGCCGTGGAGACAGCAGTCACAGGAAGTGAAGTCACAGGACCTTTGGTATTTCAACCAAGGGATCAATAAACTACTACTACATTTTTTGCTGACATCAGTAAATGACCATGACTGTGCCACATACACtgcacatatgtatatatacatgtgcGTGCATATTATGCATATTATTTTAAAACCTAATATTGCCTACAAAGACAATCAAATGACCTTTGATTAAC contains these protein-coding regions:
- the arf6b gene encoding ADP-ribosylation factor 6b — encoded protein: MGKMLSKIFGNKEMRILMLGLDAAGKTTILYKLKLGQSVTTIPTVGFNVETVTYKNVKFNVWDVGGQDKIRPLWRHYYTGTQGLIFVVDCADRDRIDEARQELHRIINDREMRDAIILIFANKQDLPDAMKPHEIQEKLGLTRIRDRNWYVQPSCATTGDGLYEGLTWLTSNYKS